A genomic segment from Verrucomicrobiia bacterium encodes:
- a CDS encoding SprT family zinc-dependent metalloprotease, with translation MKEQFALTPGPLSWSGFDSKPDCLRVGSRDVRLWLVPNHRARRYVLRLRPDGSARVTIPRGGSAVEARRFAHSNISWIDKHLPRANPESSQSSAWPAGRQILFRGELVTLESESNVEANLIRFAGEVVRVKNPGGDLRPEIECHLWQMAARELPLRVLELAAANGLTFGRVSVRNQRSRWGSCSRRGTVSLNWRLVQAPLHVRDYIILHELAHLLEMNHSRRFWREVARLCPSFEQAEKWLKQNAKLLRRCH, from the coding sequence ATGAAGGAACAGTTTGCGCTAACGCCGGGGCCGCTGAGTTGGAGCGGGTTTGATTCGAAACCAGATTGTCTGCGAGTAGGAAGCCGGGATGTGCGGCTCTGGCTGGTGCCTAACCACCGCGCGCGGCGATATGTCCTGCGCCTGCGCCCGGACGGTTCGGCGCGCGTGACGATACCGCGGGGCGGCTCGGCTGTGGAGGCAAGGCGGTTCGCTCACAGCAATATCTCCTGGATTGATAAACACCTGCCGCGAGCGAACCCCGAAAGCTCCCAAAGCAGCGCATGGCCTGCCGGCAGGCAAATCTTGTTCCGGGGAGAGCTTGTCACCCTAGAGTCAGAGAGCAACGTTGAAGCCAATTTGATTCGTTTTGCCGGGGAGGTCGTGCGCGTCAAAAATCCAGGGGGCGATCTGCGCCCCGAAATCGAATGCCACCTGTGGCAGATGGCCGCTCGCGAACTACCCCTGCGGGTGCTCGAACTTGCGGCTGCCAACGGGCTGACGTTTGGCCGTGTCAGCGTTCGCAACCAACGCTCCCGGTGGGGGTCCTGTTCGCGCCGTGGAACGGTCTCGCTCAACTGGCGGCTGGTCCAGGCGCCCTTACACGTCCGCGATTATATCATCCTGCACGAACTGGCGCATCTCCTCGAGATGAACCACTCGCGCCGTTTTTGGCGCGAGGTGGCGCGGCTTTGCCCTTCATTTGAGCAGGCCGAGAAATGGCTCAAACAAAACGCCAAACTGCTGCGACGCTGTCATTAG
- a CDS encoding LptF/LptG family permease: protein MKTLHIYLTRQILASLVMTVMVFTFVLLLGNALKEILPWLVSGQVRLGVVAQAIGLLVPFVWVFALPMGMLTATLLIFGRFSADQEFTAVRASGISLLSLISPILLLSLVLCGLSALINMELGPRCRVAYTAIRFKLEREFSTTYLPEGRLIKDFPGYMFYVGKNRKGNLEDVLILELQNQTNVTRKIHAETGKMEIDKAKNRIDLTLYNARFVTLGSDSRSAGNFGEIPIYLDLNSAKSPSFQPKIDDMTFGQLWDELHDLERRISFPIALKNLTPEQRKAAKKQLQDRRREVITPIIFQIHRQVAFSFACFGFTLIGIPLGIRVQRRETNVGIWIALLLVAVYYSFIVLGQAFQTRPEYLPQLIVWLPNFLFESVGAFLLWRANRGI from the coding sequence TTGAAGACGTTGCACATCTATCTGACGCGTCAGATCCTCGCGTCGCTGGTCATGACAGTGATGGTGTTCACCTTCGTCTTGCTGTTGGGCAATGCCCTTAAGGAAATCCTGCCCTGGCTGGTCAGCGGCCAGGTGCGGCTCGGTGTGGTTGCGCAAGCCATCGGGTTGCTGGTGCCCTTCGTCTGGGTCTTCGCGCTGCCCATGGGCATGCTCACCGCCACGCTATTGATCTTTGGCCGCTTCAGCGCCGACCAGGAGTTTACCGCCGTGCGCGCCAGCGGGATCAGCCTGCTCTCGCTCATCTCACCCATCCTGCTGCTGAGCCTGGTCCTGTGCGGCCTAAGCGCTCTCATCAACATGGAACTCGGACCCCGCTGCCGGGTCGCCTACACCGCAATCCGTTTCAAGCTCGAGAGAGAGTTTTCGACCACTTATCTGCCCGAAGGCCGCCTCATTAAGGATTTCCCCGGCTACATGTTTTATGTCGGTAAAAATCGCAAAGGCAACCTCGAAGACGTGTTGATTCTTGAATTGCAGAACCAGACCAATGTGACGCGCAAGATTCACGCCGAAACCGGGAAAATGGAGATTGATAAAGCCAAAAATCGGATTGACCTCACTCTCTATAACGCGCGTTTCGTTACGCTGGGCTCCGACTCGAGGAGCGCGGGCAACTTCGGCGAAATCCCCATTTACCTCGATCTCAATTCGGCGAAAAGCCCCTCGTTTCAGCCCAAGATCGACGATATGACCTTCGGGCAGCTTTGGGATGAACTCCACGACCTGGAGCGCCGCATCAGTTTCCCCATAGCATTGAAGAATCTCACCCCGGAGCAACGGAAGGCTGCAAAGAAGCAGTTGCAAGACCGGCGCAGAGAAGTCATCACCCCGATTATCTTCCAAATCCACCGGCAGGTGGCGTTTTCATTCGCTTGTTTCGGATTCACGCTCATCGGCATTCCCCTTGGCATCCGCGTGCAACGGCGTGAGACCAACGTCGGCATCTGGATTGCCTTGCTCCTCGTGGCCGTCTATTACAGCTTTATCGTCCTCGGCCAGGCCTTTCAAACCCGTCCGGAATATTTGCCGCAACTCATCGTATGGCTGCCGAATTTCCTGTTTGAATCTGTCGGCGCTTTCCTGCTCTGGCGGGCAAATCGCGGGATTTAG